One Aquarana catesbeiana isolate 2022-GZ linkage group LG06, ASM4218655v1, whole genome shotgun sequence genomic region harbors:
- the LOC141146635 gene encoding hemoglobin subunit beta-3-like, whose amino-acid sequence MVHWTAEEKAAINSVWQKVNVEQDGHEALTRLFIVYPWTQRYFSTFGNLSSPAAIAGNAKVHAHGKKILEAIDNAIHHLDNVKGTLNKLSEVHANQLHVDPENFRRLGEMLVVVLAAKLGSAFSPQVQHAWEKFIAVLVDALSHSYH is encoded by the exons atggttcactggaCTGCTGAAGAGAAAGCTGCCATCAACTCTGTGTGGCAGAAGGTCAATGTTGAACAGGATGGACATGAAGCACTTACCAG GCTGTTTATAGTCTACCCCTGGACCCAGAGGTATTTCAGCACCTTTGGAAATCTCTCCAGTCCAGCTGCTATTGCTGGTAATGCTAAGGTGCATGCCCATGGCAAGAAGATTCTGGAAGCTATTGACAATGCCATCCATCACCTAGACAACGTGAAGGGCACTCTGAACAAACTCAGTGAAGTACATGCTAACCAACTTCATGTGGATCCTGAGAACTTTAGG CGTCTTGGAGAAATGTTGGTTGTTGTCCTGGCTGCCAAACTGGGATCTGCCTTTAGTCCTCAAGTCCAGCATGCATGGGAGAAGTTCATTGCTGTCCTGGTTGATGCTCTTAGCCACAGCTATCACTAA